The sequence below is a genomic window from Humulus lupulus chromosome 3, drHumLupu1.1, whole genome shotgun sequence.
taatattttgccctaatatttttaatatatttatgtcatatattatattaaacatcttttatttatttttataatattgtttatttatttaaaatttatatgataattaaaaaatatataataaaaataaatatatatttgaataagcatgcttacaactttaaaattaaaaaaacttgtCTTGTACATTGATTGTACCTAATAATGTATAATGTATTTTTtgtccaacaaaaaaaaaaagaagaagaactacCATGTTATTAGAAGATTTTCTGAAAATAAATAAGCAAGGTGGAGCTATACATATGCTACAGGCGGGTATAAGATAATAGTATGCATCCACCGAAAAGAGAGAGGTCTCTCAATCTGAGCGGGGACTATATAAGCACTTGATGCTCATTTTGGCGCCTATTATACTCTCGCCTCCCTCCAATCTCTCTTTTTCAAACCACTTTTCTTTCTCTTCGATAATCCGTCTCTCCCATGGCCGCCCATCAGGTAAGCTTCTTCTTCAAACCCTAAATTTCTTTGTTCCACTCTCCGATCATGCCTACATTTTCTTTGGGTGCCCCAAATCTCTCAAACAAGGGTTTTTTTTTCCTCTTAAATATTAatggttgtttttttttttttccttctcttttttctCGAAGAATAGTAATTTTGGTTATGTTTTCAGGATATGGACACGTCAAACCCAGCTGTTTTTGTCAATGCCGAGCTTCTGCGCCTGTATGTTGGAAGAAAGGTTCGGGCACTGGTTCAGGTTATCCGATCTGAGAATGGAGCTGTGATTGGAAAATCAACAGATGATAATCAGATTGTTGTAAAGGGCTCTCCACCGGGCTCCCTcacaagctttattgaggtcatTGGTATTGCTGATGGTGATAAATCCATTCGTGCTGAAATTTGGACCAACTTTGGTGATGCAATTGGTATAATTACGataaaccctttttttttttttttttatcatactCCATTAGCTAGAAGTAAACTGTGTTTGATGAGAAATCTCATCCTTATGTGATTGCTGTTGCATAGACACTAGTCAATTTTGGCAAGCTGCTTAATTACATTTTAATTGAGAGAAGAAGAATCACCATTGTAGATGCTAGCCTTTTATTTTTGTAGTGGTTAAGTTGAGAAGTTCCTTTTGGAGAGTTTTATAGCAGATAAGATATGTGGATATAAAATTCTCCAGATTGAAGGGTAACGTGTAGAAGTAGAAGTTAAGTGTTTGAGTCTTCAGTAGACATTGAAATTATCTACTGattgtttggtcaatctccattGGCGGAAGTACACTATGGTCGAGAACCTCTGGCCAGATTCTTTTGCTTTGCTCCTTAGAAATGAAAGAGTTGGAGCGTGAATATTGCACTCCCGCTTCCTTAAATTAGTTCAATTTGTTGATTTGTATCGAATTGTTATGCAATAATTTGTACTATCTGTATGTAAGAACTTTTCTAGTCAATTATTATTATTGGGATGGCAATATTTTAAACTTTTACACTCTATGAGTTTAGGTCTAGTCTAATTCCCACTTAATGACTCGAAGGTAGCAACTCACGTCCAAGTTTTTACACAGTACTATCAAGCAGCTTTATATAGATACAATATAAGTGTTTGCTTCGGATGACTGTAGGCTGGGTTTGTCCGAAAATTATCCTTGAATGACTGAAGTTTATTTATATGACAAGTTGAAAGTTTTATCTGATAGTGCCATTATTCATTTACTCATCTGATTTTTTATGCATCCTATATTATTTCTTCATTTTATGACTAAAAGATCATTTTCCCCCTGTTGGTGTAGACGCACAAAATTACAATCAGCTTTGTCAGCTTGCAAATGGGGAATTCAAACACTTGTTCATCTGAAGATCGTCAAGTTCAGATGGTGATCAAACTTGAAAGTGCTTCCTACCTTGTGGgattgaagaagagaaggtgaaTGGGGTCAAGTCTTGTAGTTTTAAGAAGTAGCCTTTACTTTTCGATGTCCGTCTTTCAGATGAACTATTAGTAAGTCGAGGGAGATGTTAGATTTTTGTTTGCCCATTGTATAACTCATGGTGATTTCAAATATATATAACACTAGTTTCTACAGATTTCTACTTCAGTGGATTTTCTTCAAAACGCTACTGAGTATAATATGCAAATAGATTTAATCGAAGTGCATAACATAAAATTGTTTACCCTTTTAAATTGTGAGTTTCATAGTTCATacgagattttttttattatttaattcattaaaagtACAAGGAATAAGGGTAATTCGATCTTAATATTTGAACTTAATTTATGCCTAATGATTTTTGGTGTacaatgttttaaattgattttttctCTCTAATCAATGAGAGTGGAATTTTAACCAttcattttatttgattttttgcaTATTAAGAACCTTTTGTATGAATTTAAATATGTACATAAAGAAGAGTTTAGTAGAAAAAATTCAAAGCTAAAAAATACTTCCACAATTGGATCCCTTCCATGTCTAATCTTCAACCCCATGGGATGAATTTGGAAGATATATGTCCTTTATGCTTGAAAGGTCCGGAGAACACTCGCCATGCCCTTTGGGGCTGCTCGACATTGCAATCCATCAAAAAGGAAGTCAATATGGTCAGTTTTCCTCATAAACACTATATTGATTTTTATGAAATTCTTATTGGCCTCTCGAATTACATCTCTAAAGGGGAGTATGAGAAAGTGATGACCATCATTTGGAGGATTTGGTTCAGGCAAAATAAATTTGTTAATGAGGAAAAATTGCTACAAGATATGATGATAATCCCATCGGCCCTTGATTTCCTCCAAAGATATTCTAATGCCAACTCCTCTCAggtcactctctctctctctatagcaacaaaatcatcaaaagatGGAGTCCTCCGCCTCCCACTAAGCTTGTTTTGGAATGTCCCTGAGAGACTACCTAAAAATACCTTTATTGTCTCAGCCACTTTTGCCCTCCGATTGCTGAATCCTTGGCAGTTTTATAGAGCCTTCAATTATGTAGAAGTTTGAACTATCTGAATATCATTTTGGGAGTCGAACGACCTTCATGTTATTCAAGCAATCCAACACAAGCGATCATTGTAATATGTAATAACCTTTTTGACATTACTTTCAGTCATTGTCTCAATAGTGCCAATGGATTAGCTCATTCTTTGGCAAAATTGACACTTTCTCTCGACTTTCATTATGTATGTCGACCTGACCATCTCTATTGTATTGACACTATTATTCAGGCTGATACCAACTATTAATGATACCTCATTGACACTTTTTTTCATTTCTTGAGCTTTTTCTTATTGCGTTTTGCTAATAAGAGGTTTTAACGAAGCATCtcctaaaataaatatttttaatatgtttgttGATTGTAATTTTTATCAACGATTATTTTACCTAAGaaaacttaaggaaacaaaaggTTTATAGTAGTTCGGCTCCGAAAACATAATCTATGTCTAACGTCTTGGTATTCTTTATGTGTTACAAATTCTGCAGCCTTTTTGGTCCCCTATGCTTCACCATCACATTCACACTCTTATTTATGGAGTGGCTGATGTATAGGAAACCATATTAATAGTTAGTGAACTTTTGCATCATTTCATCTGTTCATATATTAGTATAACACCTCTCAATGAATATTCTTAAAAATTAGCAATTTATTTTCTCTCTTAAAATACCTTTCAGTTAGCAAGTTTTTATCTAAATTCAATAAATGCAgcaaatttattttaaatgttgtGATCTTTGTACAATTGTTTAAAAAATGATTGAAGATTTCTAGTTGCAGTATTTGAATTAGAAATATTTGCAAAGGTTATCATTACATTTAGTTTAATACTTATAATTAAACTTTTATAATACATAATAGTTATTTGGAGGTGTTTATTATacctatttaattaatttttttcttttattatatgtAGTAAAGTTGAATGTATTAAAGTTAAAGTTTGAACATTATCGGTAACGTACATATTTCTTTTTAAGTTAAAGTGCATTTAAGTTAATGTTCATATATTATATCAAATAAGCAATTAATATGGTGTTTTTTTAAAATGCTAAATCTTGTTAACCACAAAATATGAAAATACTGTCTAAGCTTTTGTTATTTACATTCTAGGAATgatgattaaaaaaaataaagaaatacaaGATTTATAGTAGTTCGGCTTTAGGAAAAATGACTTATGTCCATTGTattaatatattttgtttttcttttacaAAATTTTTGCGTTTACAAAAATTTCATGAGCCAGAGAAAGCCTAATACATTCACATCCTCTTTTATTTAAAGGcttttcttagttctttaaaaATAGGAATTTTTGTTACTCGATTTTAAGCTAATAAATATTCAAATTTAGAGTAACTAAACTATAAATCATACCTATATTTCATTAGTTATGTATAATATGCACATGTTTCTTCAATCATTATTCAAGTTTACTT
It includes:
- the LOC133823911 gene encoding replication protein A 14 kDa subunit B, translating into MAAHQDMDTSNPAVFVNAELLRLYVGRKVRALVQVIRSENGAVIGKSTDDNQIVVKGSPPGSLTSFIEVIGIADGDKSIRAEIWTNFGDAIDAQNYNQLCQLANGEFKHLFI